The region TTACTGAAAAAGGCGGGTTTTATCCAGGTTACGAAAATGCGAGGAATCACCTTTTGGTGCGGCAGTTGGATGACGACACCGAAATGATGTTGTCGTTCAACGAAACGGGACGAAGAAAGATCAGAAAAGGCCAGAAAGAAGGTTATGAGATCAGTGTCTCGGACGATCCGGAAGACCTTAAAGACATTTGGCCGATGCTTGAAAGACATGCTGGCCAGAAAGGCCTTCAGGTATCTAATAGGCCGCTTGATGCGTGGCTTAGAGTAATTCGACACGCGAGAAAACATAATTGTGTTCGACTTTACAAGGCGCACCTTAACGAACGTCCAGTGCTGGCCATATTGATACTAAAGTACGGTGCAACCGCGGAATACATGATCGGCGGGATGGAGCTTGATGGATTGCGGACAAATGAGAGTCCGGCGGCATTCGCCCATTGGTTTGCTATGCGAGACTTATATCGAGAGGGCTGTGAATATTATAATATCGGCTCGCCCGGCGACGGTGTCAAAAACCAGCTGTTTCAATTCAAACGAAACTTCCGGCCGGTTTTATTTGTCTATCCGGAAGCCGTGACAATAGTTCTAAAACCTCGATTGTTTCGCCTTTGGAAGGTTTTGGTATATCGATTATTTGTTCCTATTCGCTCCCGATTTAGGCGTTTGAAAAAAAGGACCAATGGGCATAAAAAACAAAAGACCATTGCGGAGGTACTTGCGGAGAGCGAATGATAGAAACCAAATGTGAAAGAGATTTTGGCAAACCCACAGTTTGAAAAGTTTTTGCTTGGCTGCGAATATTCAAAAAAGCGAATGAATATTTTCTTGAAAATAAGGATTCAAACGCTATTATGTGTATGATAAATTAGGGAACGCCTCGATAATAAAATATTATCTTGCGAAAGCCTCAGAGATGACGGGCTTGCAGTGACTTCGAGAAGTAATTTCATGTTGAATTATAATTCGTACAATTCCGAGACCTCTTCTACAAAAATGGAATGGTGCGAAGTGCCCAGTCAGTCTTTTCACGTTTGGGACCAAAAGTTGGCGTCCACGGATTGCCCGTACCTTCAATTCCCGTTTTGGGTCAAGGCCCACGAAGAACAGGGTTATAGAACAAGATTTTTTTATTACGGAGATGTTGATCGCCCCATTGCGACAGCGGCGATCATGGAAGCTGGAAGATTTCCATTCCGCTTTGCGCTTGTGGATCGCGGGCCTTTCATTTTTAGTTCAAGTCCCGAGGACGCTGAGAAGTGTGTTTTAAGCCTGATCGAACTTGCGAAGAATCTGGATTATGCGTTTGTCCGATTTACTCATGGGCAGGACGAAGTTTTCTCGATTCTTAGAAGATCTGAGTCAGTTAAATCGCTAGAACCATATCCGTTTTCGCGCGATCCCCGTAACTTTTTGATCGTCCAGCAGAAGGACACTAAGCATGAAACGCTGGCCACCTTCAATGAGACAGCACGTAGAAAGATCAGAAAGGCAGCTGACGTGGGTTACGAATTCCGTATTGCATCTTCAAAAGAAGACTTCGATCTTGCATGGGATTTGTTTGAAAGGCTCGCGCTTAGAAAGCGATTCAACCTTTCTTCAAAACCTAAAAGAGTATGGAAAAAAATCATCGAACTCGGGGCGGAAAATGCCCGCGCGCGGCTTTATCTGTGTACTTACGAAGACAAACTAGTTGCCGCACAGATCATTGTTAGTGGCGGAGTGATAGCCGAAGGAACATTATCCGCACTAGATGTTGATGCCCTTGAAGGAAAACCGAGTCCAGCGGCCCTGCTTACATGGATCGGAATGCGCGATGCACAAGAACTAGGCTGCAATTATTTTGATATGGGCGGCCCCGGCGACCCCAAACGAAATAACCACGTTTTCGAGTTCAAGCGTATGTTCAGGCCCGAAGGCCGCGTGATGCCCGGTCCCGTGTGTGCAGTCATTCATCCGGTACGTCATTGGATCTGGATGAAAGTAATTTTAAGGGGTTGGAGAGCGTGGCGCGCAAGATTTGCGTGCATTCAGGTCGGCTTTGCCGAGTCCTTTTCCGAAATCCATCTGCTTTCACCCGCATTTTCGTCTCTCCTTCAACACGTACCCGTCTGAGACTTTCCGGCATCTGCTAATAAAATGCCCGATGAACTCCAGTCCGTAGCCGATCCTCAACCTACAACAGTACTTATATTGCCGGAAATACTGAAAAACAAGGGGTATTGTTGCTTTTTATGAGAGGAAATTGCCGGTCAAGCGGCATTTTTCGAGTGCCGAGAATGAACGAACTTAAGAAAACAGCAAAGGATCCGAACCTGATCTACGATGTCGGACTGCAAAGTGGACAGGATACGGACTATTACCTGAAAAAGGGCTATCGCGTCATCGCTTTTGAGGCTAATCCCGACAGCGTCGAGTTTTGCCGTAACCGATTCAAGGGTGAGATCGCTGAGGACCGGTTAGAGATCGTTGAAGGCGCGATCACCGAAAACGTTTCTTCAAATGGCCGTCCGGCAGAAGTAGGATTTTACCGGAATAACGATCATGCATTGTGGAGTACCGCATGTAATGACTGGGCATCGAGAAACGAAGTTCTGGGCACCAAAAATGATCTGATAAGTGTGCCCGCGGTCGATTTTGAACAGTGCCTTGAAAAATACGGAATTCCGCACTATCTCAAGGCCGATATTGTCGGCTCAGAAACGATCTGTCTGCGTGCATTGCTCAAATTCGAGAACAAACCCGATTACATTTCTATTCGCTCTGAGAAGCTCGTTTTCCGAAAGCTCGAGTACGAATTTGAACTGCTCGAACAGCTTGGCTACTCAGGATTTAAGGCAGTCAAACAGGACTTTGAAAAGGTGCGTCCGCAGCTGCCCTCAACAAACGGACTGAAATTTCACGAGTTTGAGGAAGGTGCGTCAGGCCCATTTGGCGAGGAAACAGCGGGAACATGGAAGAGCAGCGACAAGGTCCTGAACGACTATCGCAGGATCTTTGTCCGCTACTGGCTGTTTGGCGACTACTCGTATTTGATACAAACACAGAACGGAAAACGCATGATCGCACATCTTGAGCGAATATTCAGACGGTCTATTCCCGGTT is a window of Chloracidobacterium sp. DNA encoding:
- a CDS encoding GNAT family N-acetyltransferase; amino-acid sequence: MLNYNSYNSETSSTKMEWCEVPSQSFHVWDQKLASTDCPYLQFPFWVKAHEEQGYRTRFFYYGDVDRPIATAAIMEAGRFPFRFALVDRGPFIFSSSPEDAEKCVLSLIELAKNLDYAFVRFTHGQDEVFSILRRSESVKSLEPYPFSRDPRNFLIVQQKDTKHETLATFNETARRKIRKAADVGYEFRIASSKEDFDLAWDLFERLALRKRFNLSSKPKRVWKKIIELGAENARARLYLCTYEDKLVAAQIIVSGGVIAEGTLSALDVDALEGKPSPAALLTWIGMRDAQELGCNYFDMGGPGDPKRNNHVFEFKRMFRPEGRVMPGPVCAVIHPVRHWIWMKVILRGWRAWRARFACIQVGFAESFSEIHLLSPAFSSLLQHVPV
- a CDS encoding GNAT family N-acetyltransferase translates to MNVPDGAEWAEVEGEEIVEWNQRLQRTQATYRQYPYWVESFRKRWVTPRYFILQTKHTPLVYTSFLSLGPPTARIGIMHCGLVPLADIEIDSSLIKGFVQLIRNLGYFFLKITHSDQAVLDMFLSTVLTEKGGFYPGYENARNHLLVRQLDDDTEMMLSFNETGRRKIRKGQKEGYEISVSDDPEDLKDIWPMLERHAGQKGLQVSNRPLDAWLRVIRHARKHNCVRLYKAHLNERPVLAILILKYGATAEYMIGGMELDGLRTNESPAAFAHWFAMRDLYREGCEYYNIGSPGDGVKNQLFQFKRNFRPVLFVYPEAVTIVLKPRLFRLWKVLVYRLFVPIRSRFRRLKKRTNGHKKQKTIAEVLAESE
- a CDS encoding FkbM family methyltransferase, which codes for MNELKKTAKDPNLIYDVGLQSGQDTDYYLKKGYRVIAFEANPDSVEFCRNRFKGEIAEDRLEIVEGAITENVSSNGRPAEVGFYRNNDHALWSTACNDWASRNEVLGTKNDLISVPAVDFEQCLEKYGIPHYLKADIVGSETICLRALLKFENKPDYISIRSEKLVFRKLEYEFELLEQLGYSGFKAVKQDFEKVRPQLPSTNGLKFHEFEEGASGPFGEETAGTWKSSDKVLNDYRRIFVRYWLFGDYSYLIQTQNGKRMIAHLERIFRRSIPGWFDTHARFGMVSAVLGSFSQVGQYLAHV